A window from Electrophorus electricus isolate fEleEle1 chromosome 7, fEleEle1.pri, whole genome shotgun sequence encodes these proteins:
- the plcd1b gene encoding 1-phosphatidylinositol 4,5-bisphosphate phosphodiesterase delta-1b isoform X1 gives MYCIRGQLERTESEELLRNMRSKQVTNYNLRLLGMEGDSDLQFLLSGADLLKVRSGSWKKTRFYKLQEDCKTMWHESKKALRPRQTFSVEDIECVRSGRQTEGLRKYTEEALETRAFSILFKGRRKNLDLVAASEEEAKHWVSGLQKIISNLNSLSQQQKTEHWIFNCLRKADINGDNKMSQEELKNFLKNINIEVDDDYVKLIFEVCDKSHCGFLELEEIKHFYEILTQREEIDVIYEEYAKTNGLMSAFNLLEFLSKEQKEEVDLAHAVQLIEKYELDEAAREKQLMTKDGFLMYLHQPEGLIMKPSHKGVYQDMTQPLNHYFISSSHNTYLLEDQIKGPSSTEAYIRALMKSCRCLELDVWDGSDGEPVIYHGYTLTSKILFKDVIKAIKEYAFKTSNYPVILSLETHCSVDQQKLMAQHMTTILEDALITKPLGDHMPMELPSPEELKGRFLVKGKRLNRLEALFLDEDTEEEEVVTEEEDSRDDDDEEDAQRNSSKKSKTLNLAKELSDIVIYCKSVKFHGFEHARNNQSFYEISSFKEGDAMKLAEKSGKMETLVRCLDNGHQHMNKTRIKQKENERTRLIVYTTYRDTASLSMIVLFCTANEYILHNEGKLSRIYPSGFRTDSSNYNPVPLWNAGCQIVALNFQTPCTEMDLNQGLFSQNGMCGYVLKPFFLRHRDSEFDPITLNRGPWLKHTEFRVMVISAQQLPKVNPKISSIVDPLVRVQIHGVPADMAEKETDYIVNNGFNPMWNSYFQFDLSVPKLALVRFVVEDYDAVSSNDFIGQCTIPFTSVQNGYRHVPLFNKNGDLLSSAGLFVHTMAVDAE, from the exons ATGTACTGCATACGAGGGCAGCTGGAGAGAACGGAGTCGGAGGAATTGCTTCGTAATATGCGAAGCAAGCAAGTTACAAATTACAACTTGAGGCTTCTGG GCATGGAAGGAGATTCGGATTTGCAGTTCCTCCTAAGCGGCGCGGACCTGTTGAAAGTTCGCTCCGGTTCATGGAAGAAGACGCGGTTTTACAAGCTGCAGGAAGACTGCAAGACCATGTGGCATGAGTCCAAAAAGGCTCTGAGACCTCGACAAACAT TCTCCGTTGAGGACATTGAGTGTGTGCGGTCCGGCCGGCAGACGGAGGGTCTCAGGAAGTACACAGAAGAGGCGCTGGAGACGCGGGCCTTCTCCATCCTGTTCAAGGGTCGCCGTAAAAACCTGGACCTGGTCGCTGCCTCAGAGGAGGAAGCCAAGCACTGGGTCTCTGGCCTGCAAAAGATCATCTCCAACCTGAACAGCCTCAGCCAGCAGCAGAAGACCGAACA CTGGATCTTCAACTGTTTGCGCAAAGCCGACATAAACGGTGACAACAAGATGAGCCAGGAAGAGCTAAAGAACTTCCTAAAGAACATCAACATAGAGGTGGATGATGACTATGTCAAGCTGATATTTGAg GTATGTGATAAGTCCCATTGTGGTTTTCTGGAGTTAGAggaaattaagcatttttacGAGATCCTGACCCAGAGGGAAGAGATCGATGTGATCTACGAAGAGTATGCCAAGACCAACGGACTCATGAGTGCTTTCAACCTGCTGGAGTTCCTGTCGAAAGAGCAGAAAGAGGAGGTGGACCTCGCTCATGCTGTTCAGCTCATCGAGAAATACGAACTAGACGAAGCAG CCAGAGAAAAGCAGCTGATGACAAAGGACGGTTTCCTAATGTACCTACACCAGCCCGAGGGTCTGATAATGAAGCCATCACATAAGGGCGTGTACCAGGATATGACCCAGCCACTGAACCATTACTTCATCTCCTCGTCTCATAACACCTACCTGCTGGAGGACCAGATCAAAGGCCCCAGCAGTACTGAGGCCTACATACG AGCCCTAATGAAGAGCTGCCGATGCTTGGAGCTGGACGTCTGGGATGGTTCCGATGGGGAGCCAGTCATCTACCATGGCTACACCCTCACCTCCAAGATCCTCTTCAAAGATGTCATAAAAGCCATCAAGGAGTATGCCTTTAAG ACATCAAATTATCCAGTGATCCTATCCTTGGAGACCCACTGCAGTGTGGATCAGCAGAAACTGATGGCTCAGCACATGACCACCATTCTGGAGGATGCCCTGATCACTAAGCCGCTGGGCGATCACATGCCTATGGAGTTGCCCTCTCCAGAG GAGCTGAAGGGTCGCTTTCTGGTTAAAGGGAAGCGTCTGAATAGACTGGAGGCCTTGTTCTTGGATGAGGacacagaagaggaagaagtTGTGACGGAAGAAGAAGACAGccgtgatgatgatgacgaagaAGATGCTCAAAGGAATTCATCTAAA AAATCAAAGACGCTGAATCTAGCTAAAGAGCTGTCTGATATTGTCATCTACTGCAAAAGTGTTAAATTCCATGGATTTGAACATGCACGAAACAACCAATCGTTTTATGAGATATCCTCTTTTAAAGAAGGGGATGCCATGAAGCTTGCAGAAAAGTCTGGTAAGATGGAAACACTGGTAAGATGCTTAGACAATGGCCACCAGCACATGAATAAGACTcgaataaaacagaaagaaaatgaaagaacaagGCTTATTGTGTACACCACATATAGAGATACAGCTTCATTATCTATGATTGTTCTATTTTGTACAGCAAATGAGTACATCCTCCATAATGAGGGAAAGCTGAGTAGAATCTACCCTTCAGGATTCAGGACAGACTCTTCCAACTACAACCCAGTCCCTCTGTGGAATGCAGGCTGCCAGatag TGGCCCTCAACTTCCAGACGCCGTGCACAGAGATGGACCTGAACCAGGGCTTGTTTAGCCAGAATGGGATGTGTGGCTATGTCCTGAAGCCATTCTTCCTCAGACACCGGGATTCGGAGTTCGACCCCATCACTCTAAACAGGGGACCGTGGCTCAAGCATACAGAGTTTCGTGTAATG GTGATCTCAGCTCAGCAGCTTCCTAAAGTGAACCCGAAGATATCGTCCATTGTGGACCCCCTGGTTCGAGTGCAGATCCACGGGGTGCCAGCGGACATGGCTGAGAAAGAAACGGATTACATTGTGAACAACG GTTTCAACCCCATGTGGAACAGTTATTTCCAGTTTGACTTGTCCGTGCCCAAACTTGCGTTGGTGCGTTTTGTCGTGGAAGATTATGACGCCGTATCCAGCAATGATTTCATTGGCCAGTGCACGATACCCTTCACAAGTGTACAGAACG GCTATCGGCATGTACCGCTGTTCAACAAGAACGGAGATCTCCTCTCTTCAGCTGGACTTTTTGTTCACACAATGGCTGTGGATGCTGAATAG
- the plcd1b gene encoding 1-phosphatidylinositol 4,5-bisphosphate phosphodiesterase delta-1b isoform X3: MYCIRGQLERTESEELLRNMRSKQVTNYNLRLLGMEGDSDLQFLLSGADLLKVRSGSWKKTRFYKLQEDCKTMWHESKKALRPRQTFSVEDIECVRSGRQTEGLRKYTEEALETRAFSILFKGRRKNLDLVAASEEEAKHWVSGLQKIISNLNSLSQQQKTEHWIFNCLRKADINGDNKMSQEELKNFLKNINIEVDDDYVKLIFEVCDKSHCGFLELEEIKHFYEILTQREEIDVIYEEYAKTNGLMSAFNLLEFLSKEQKEEVDLAHAVQLIEKYELDEAAREKQLMTKDGFLMYLHQPEGLIMKPSHKGVYQDMTQPLNHYFISSSHNTYLLEDQIKGPSSTEAYIRALMKSCRCLELDVWDGSDGEPVIYHGYTLTSKILFKDVIKAIKEYAFKTSNYPVILSLETHCSVDQQKLMAQHMTTILEDALITKPLGDHMPMELPSPEELKGRFLVKGKRLNRLEALFLDEDTEEEEVVTEEEDSRDDDDEEDAQRNSSKKSKTLNLAKELSDIVIYCKSVKFHGFEHARNNQSFYEISSFKEGDAMKLAEKSANEYILHNEGKLSRIYPSGFRTDSSNYNPVPLWNAGCQIVALNFQTPCTEMDLNQGLFSQNGMCGYVLKPFFLRHRDSEFDPITLNRGPWLKHTEFRVMVISAQQLPKVNPKISSIVDPLVRVQIHGVPADMAEKETDYIVNNGFNPMWNSYFQFDLSVPKLALVRFVVEDYDAVSSNDFIGQCTIPFTSVQNGYRHVPLFNKNGDLLSSAGLFVHTMAVDAE, from the exons ATGTACTGCATACGAGGGCAGCTGGAGAGAACGGAGTCGGAGGAATTGCTTCGTAATATGCGAAGCAAGCAAGTTACAAATTACAACTTGAGGCTTCTGG GCATGGAAGGAGATTCGGATTTGCAGTTCCTCCTAAGCGGCGCGGACCTGTTGAAAGTTCGCTCCGGTTCATGGAAGAAGACGCGGTTTTACAAGCTGCAGGAAGACTGCAAGACCATGTGGCATGAGTCCAAAAAGGCTCTGAGACCTCGACAAACAT TCTCCGTTGAGGACATTGAGTGTGTGCGGTCCGGCCGGCAGACGGAGGGTCTCAGGAAGTACACAGAAGAGGCGCTGGAGACGCGGGCCTTCTCCATCCTGTTCAAGGGTCGCCGTAAAAACCTGGACCTGGTCGCTGCCTCAGAGGAGGAAGCCAAGCACTGGGTCTCTGGCCTGCAAAAGATCATCTCCAACCTGAACAGCCTCAGCCAGCAGCAGAAGACCGAACA CTGGATCTTCAACTGTTTGCGCAAAGCCGACATAAACGGTGACAACAAGATGAGCCAGGAAGAGCTAAAGAACTTCCTAAAGAACATCAACATAGAGGTGGATGATGACTATGTCAAGCTGATATTTGAg GTATGTGATAAGTCCCATTGTGGTTTTCTGGAGTTAGAggaaattaagcatttttacGAGATCCTGACCCAGAGGGAAGAGATCGATGTGATCTACGAAGAGTATGCCAAGACCAACGGACTCATGAGTGCTTTCAACCTGCTGGAGTTCCTGTCGAAAGAGCAGAAAGAGGAGGTGGACCTCGCTCATGCTGTTCAGCTCATCGAGAAATACGAACTAGACGAAGCAG CCAGAGAAAAGCAGCTGATGACAAAGGACGGTTTCCTAATGTACCTACACCAGCCCGAGGGTCTGATAATGAAGCCATCACATAAGGGCGTGTACCAGGATATGACCCAGCCACTGAACCATTACTTCATCTCCTCGTCTCATAACACCTACCTGCTGGAGGACCAGATCAAAGGCCCCAGCAGTACTGAGGCCTACATACG AGCCCTAATGAAGAGCTGCCGATGCTTGGAGCTGGACGTCTGGGATGGTTCCGATGGGGAGCCAGTCATCTACCATGGCTACACCCTCACCTCCAAGATCCTCTTCAAAGATGTCATAAAAGCCATCAAGGAGTATGCCTTTAAG ACATCAAATTATCCAGTGATCCTATCCTTGGAGACCCACTGCAGTGTGGATCAGCAGAAACTGATGGCTCAGCACATGACCACCATTCTGGAGGATGCCCTGATCACTAAGCCGCTGGGCGATCACATGCCTATGGAGTTGCCCTCTCCAGAG GAGCTGAAGGGTCGCTTTCTGGTTAAAGGGAAGCGTCTGAATAGACTGGAGGCCTTGTTCTTGGATGAGGacacagaagaggaagaagtTGTGACGGAAGAAGAAGACAGccgtgatgatgatgacgaagaAGATGCTCAAAGGAATTCATCTAAA AAATCAAAGACGCTGAATCTAGCTAAAGAGCTGTCTGATATTGTCATCTACTGCAAAAGTGTTAAATTCCATGGATTTGAACATGCACGAAACAACCAATCGTTTTATGAGATATCCTCTTTTAAAGAAGGGGATGCCATGAAGCTTGCAGAAAAGTCTG CAAATGAGTACATCCTCCATAATGAGGGAAAGCTGAGTAGAATCTACCCTTCAGGATTCAGGACAGACTCTTCCAACTACAACCCAGTCCCTCTGTGGAATGCAGGCTGCCAGatag TGGCCCTCAACTTCCAGACGCCGTGCACAGAGATGGACCTGAACCAGGGCTTGTTTAGCCAGAATGGGATGTGTGGCTATGTCCTGAAGCCATTCTTCCTCAGACACCGGGATTCGGAGTTCGACCCCATCACTCTAAACAGGGGACCGTGGCTCAAGCATACAGAGTTTCGTGTAATG GTGATCTCAGCTCAGCAGCTTCCTAAAGTGAACCCGAAGATATCGTCCATTGTGGACCCCCTGGTTCGAGTGCAGATCCACGGGGTGCCAGCGGACATGGCTGAGAAAGAAACGGATTACATTGTGAACAACG GTTTCAACCCCATGTGGAACAGTTATTTCCAGTTTGACTTGTCCGTGCCCAAACTTGCGTTGGTGCGTTTTGTCGTGGAAGATTATGACGCCGTATCCAGCAATGATTTCATTGGCCAGTGCACGATACCCTTCACAAGTGTACAGAACG GCTATCGGCATGTACCGCTGTTCAACAAGAACGGAGATCTCCTCTCTTCAGCTGGACTTTTTGTTCACACAATGGCTGTGGATGCTGAATAG
- the plcd1b gene encoding 1-phosphatidylinositol 4,5-bisphosphate phosphodiesterase delta-1b isoform X2, which yields MRGESGLFTCTGMEGDSDLQFLLSGADLLKVRSGSWKKTRFYKLQEDCKTMWHESKKALRPRQTFSVEDIECVRSGRQTEGLRKYTEEALETRAFSILFKGRRKNLDLVAASEEEAKHWVSGLQKIISNLNSLSQQQKTEHWIFNCLRKADINGDNKMSQEELKNFLKNINIEVDDDYVKLIFEVCDKSHCGFLELEEIKHFYEILTQREEIDVIYEEYAKTNGLMSAFNLLEFLSKEQKEEVDLAHAVQLIEKYELDEAAREKQLMTKDGFLMYLHQPEGLIMKPSHKGVYQDMTQPLNHYFISSSHNTYLLEDQIKGPSSTEAYIRALMKSCRCLELDVWDGSDGEPVIYHGYTLTSKILFKDVIKAIKEYAFKTSNYPVILSLETHCSVDQQKLMAQHMTTILEDALITKPLGDHMPMELPSPEELKGRFLVKGKRLNRLEALFLDEDTEEEEVVTEEEDSRDDDDEEDAQRNSSKKSKTLNLAKELSDIVIYCKSVKFHGFEHARNNQSFYEISSFKEGDAMKLAEKSGKMETLVRCLDNGHQHMNKTRIKQKENERTRLIVYTTYRDTASLSMIVLFCTANEYILHNEGKLSRIYPSGFRTDSSNYNPVPLWNAGCQIVALNFQTPCTEMDLNQGLFSQNGMCGYVLKPFFLRHRDSEFDPITLNRGPWLKHTEFRVMVISAQQLPKVNPKISSIVDPLVRVQIHGVPADMAEKETDYIVNNGFNPMWNSYFQFDLSVPKLALVRFVVEDYDAVSSNDFIGQCTIPFTSVQNGYRHVPLFNKNGDLLSSAGLFVHTMAVDAE from the exons ATGCGGGGAGAATCAGGATTGTTCACCTGTACAG GCATGGAAGGAGATTCGGATTTGCAGTTCCTCCTAAGCGGCGCGGACCTGTTGAAAGTTCGCTCCGGTTCATGGAAGAAGACGCGGTTTTACAAGCTGCAGGAAGACTGCAAGACCATGTGGCATGAGTCCAAAAAGGCTCTGAGACCTCGACAAACAT TCTCCGTTGAGGACATTGAGTGTGTGCGGTCCGGCCGGCAGACGGAGGGTCTCAGGAAGTACACAGAAGAGGCGCTGGAGACGCGGGCCTTCTCCATCCTGTTCAAGGGTCGCCGTAAAAACCTGGACCTGGTCGCTGCCTCAGAGGAGGAAGCCAAGCACTGGGTCTCTGGCCTGCAAAAGATCATCTCCAACCTGAACAGCCTCAGCCAGCAGCAGAAGACCGAACA CTGGATCTTCAACTGTTTGCGCAAAGCCGACATAAACGGTGACAACAAGATGAGCCAGGAAGAGCTAAAGAACTTCCTAAAGAACATCAACATAGAGGTGGATGATGACTATGTCAAGCTGATATTTGAg GTATGTGATAAGTCCCATTGTGGTTTTCTGGAGTTAGAggaaattaagcatttttacGAGATCCTGACCCAGAGGGAAGAGATCGATGTGATCTACGAAGAGTATGCCAAGACCAACGGACTCATGAGTGCTTTCAACCTGCTGGAGTTCCTGTCGAAAGAGCAGAAAGAGGAGGTGGACCTCGCTCATGCTGTTCAGCTCATCGAGAAATACGAACTAGACGAAGCAG CCAGAGAAAAGCAGCTGATGACAAAGGACGGTTTCCTAATGTACCTACACCAGCCCGAGGGTCTGATAATGAAGCCATCACATAAGGGCGTGTACCAGGATATGACCCAGCCACTGAACCATTACTTCATCTCCTCGTCTCATAACACCTACCTGCTGGAGGACCAGATCAAAGGCCCCAGCAGTACTGAGGCCTACATACG AGCCCTAATGAAGAGCTGCCGATGCTTGGAGCTGGACGTCTGGGATGGTTCCGATGGGGAGCCAGTCATCTACCATGGCTACACCCTCACCTCCAAGATCCTCTTCAAAGATGTCATAAAAGCCATCAAGGAGTATGCCTTTAAG ACATCAAATTATCCAGTGATCCTATCCTTGGAGACCCACTGCAGTGTGGATCAGCAGAAACTGATGGCTCAGCACATGACCACCATTCTGGAGGATGCCCTGATCACTAAGCCGCTGGGCGATCACATGCCTATGGAGTTGCCCTCTCCAGAG GAGCTGAAGGGTCGCTTTCTGGTTAAAGGGAAGCGTCTGAATAGACTGGAGGCCTTGTTCTTGGATGAGGacacagaagaggaagaagtTGTGACGGAAGAAGAAGACAGccgtgatgatgatgacgaagaAGATGCTCAAAGGAATTCATCTAAA AAATCAAAGACGCTGAATCTAGCTAAAGAGCTGTCTGATATTGTCATCTACTGCAAAAGTGTTAAATTCCATGGATTTGAACATGCACGAAACAACCAATCGTTTTATGAGATATCCTCTTTTAAAGAAGGGGATGCCATGAAGCTTGCAGAAAAGTCTGGTAAGATGGAAACACTGGTAAGATGCTTAGACAATGGCCACCAGCACATGAATAAGACTcgaataaaacagaaagaaaatgaaagaacaagGCTTATTGTGTACACCACATATAGAGATACAGCTTCATTATCTATGATTGTTCTATTTTGTACAGCAAATGAGTACATCCTCCATAATGAGGGAAAGCTGAGTAGAATCTACCCTTCAGGATTCAGGACAGACTCTTCCAACTACAACCCAGTCCCTCTGTGGAATGCAGGCTGCCAGatag TGGCCCTCAACTTCCAGACGCCGTGCACAGAGATGGACCTGAACCAGGGCTTGTTTAGCCAGAATGGGATGTGTGGCTATGTCCTGAAGCCATTCTTCCTCAGACACCGGGATTCGGAGTTCGACCCCATCACTCTAAACAGGGGACCGTGGCTCAAGCATACAGAGTTTCGTGTAATG GTGATCTCAGCTCAGCAGCTTCCTAAAGTGAACCCGAAGATATCGTCCATTGTGGACCCCCTGGTTCGAGTGCAGATCCACGGGGTGCCAGCGGACATGGCTGAGAAAGAAACGGATTACATTGTGAACAACG GTTTCAACCCCATGTGGAACAGTTATTTCCAGTTTGACTTGTCCGTGCCCAAACTTGCGTTGGTGCGTTTTGTCGTGGAAGATTATGACGCCGTATCCAGCAATGATTTCATTGGCCAGTGCACGATACCCTTCACAAGTGTACAGAACG GCTATCGGCATGTACCGCTGTTCAACAAGAACGGAGATCTCCTCTCTTCAGCTGGACTTTTTGTTCACACAATGGCTGTGGATGCTGAATAG